One stretch of Armigeres subalbatus isolate Guangzhou_Male chromosome 2, GZ_Asu_2, whole genome shotgun sequence DNA includes these proteins:
- the LOC134216791 gene encoding uncharacterized protein LOC134216791: protein MARKRVNAARNRVKQQSNEKNSEFILNELTGSVPFAECTNDNVAPLNSRKKRSIIRGCAKGAKPLATQTRGKRAVPCQIDLTKKGKFEPNDPQPGTSRPRISVVENICPSRGAAVGPQYDPGRSRRIEAEHIFPSCGAATNPQPGPSRPRISVENTCSSRGAAVGQQSDPSRSRIIVAEHISASCGVAAVQHRGRPRVSVVKHISSSRGSAVDPNRSRIFEAENISPSRGAAVGPQYDPSQSLNIVSEYISSSCQAAAKLQPGPSRARDNVVENICLSRGETTGPQADPSRSRIIVAEHISPSCGAAVEAQPGLSRPRVSVVKHISSSRGAAVGPQSDPSQSRIIEAEHISPPREAAVDSQSDSSRSRIIVAEHFSPSRGAGGFEDSTDSEMGDDLSDFNDEVESDEPLNDEVACHKMPIDPECSCGLAEEVARLESENCKLRKQNKNLKKRQSKLELSHGKMQQALLSKLLPYTHKPFENVQSFPDCPSADKILRMSTEAKDSDYIFVKLIMNATWPEGYAGMSVTGRASNNPKGRGKKPFLLATDESCDVISQGPIRAALDPTKVKFVNDCLIERRLLLHDTDLVARRIGSKCNRLMQTVISNYNRYHSPE, encoded by the exons atggctcGAAAACGCGTAAACGCTGCAAGAAATCGAGTTAAACAGCAATCTAACGAAAAAAACTCAGAATTCATTTTAAATGAGCTGACAGGATCGGTG CCATTCGCCGAATGCACAAACGACAACGTTGCACCActgaattcccggaaaaaacgTTCTATTATCCGTGGGTGTGCAAAAGGTGCAAAACCTCTTGCAACGCAGACACGAGGGAAAAGAGCTGTGCCTTGCCAAATCGATTTGAcgaaaaaaggaaaatttgaGCCGAATGATCCGCAACCCGGCACAAGTCGACCTCGGATCAGTGTAGTTGAAAACATTTGTCCATCACGCGGAGCAGCCGTCGGTCCGCAATACGATCCAGGCCGATCTCGAAGAATTGAAGCTGAGCATATTTTTCCATCATGCGGAGCAGCTACCAATCCCCAACCCGGTCCAAGTCGACCTCGGATCAGTGTTGAGAACACCTGTTCATCACGCGGAGCAGCCGTCGGTCAGCAATCCGATCCAAGCCGATCTCGAATCATTGTTGCCGAGCACATTTCTGCGTCATGCGGAGTAGCTGCCGTTCAGCATCGCGGTCGACCTCGAGTCAGTGTAGTTAAGCACATTTCTTCATCACGCGGATCAGCCGTCGATCCGAACCGATCTCGAATCTTTGAAGCTGAAAATATTTCTCCATCACGTGGAGCAGCCGTAGGTCCGCAATACGATCCAAGCCAGTCTCTAAACATTGTGTCCGAGTACATTTCTTCATCATGCCAGGCAGCGGCAAAACTGCAACCCGGCCCAAGTAGAGCTCGGGACAATGTAGTTGAGAACATTTGTCTATCACGCGGAGAAACCACCGGTCCGCAAGCAGATCCAAGCCGATCTCGAATCATTGTGGCCGAGCACATTTCTCCATCATGTGGAGCAGCTGTCGAGGCGCAACCCGGCCTAAGTCGACCTCGAGTCAGTGTAGTTAAGCACATTTCTTCATCACGCGGAGCAGCCGTCGGTCCGCAATCCGATCCAAGCCAATCTCGAATCATTGAAGCTGAGCACATTTCTCCACCACGCGAAGCAGCCGTCGATTCACAATCGGATTCAAGCCGATCTCGAATCATTGTGGCCGAGCATTTTTCTCCATCACGCGGAGCAGGTGGTTTCGAGGACTCAACTGATTCTGAAATGGGCGACGATCTATCTGACTTCAATGATGAGGTCGAATCGGATGAACCGTTGAACGATGAGGTTGCCTGCCACAAAATGCCAATCGATCCAG aatgCTCGTGCGGACTTGCAGAAGAAGTAGCAAGACTGGAGTCTGAAAATTGCAAATTgcggaaacaaaacaaaaatcttaaaaaacgaCAGAGCAAGCTGGAGCTCTCCCATGGTAAAATGCAACAGGCCTTATTGTCAAAGTTGCTACCTTATACCcacaagccttttgaaaatgtTCAAAGTTTTCCGGACTGCCCAAGTGCTGATAAAATCCTGCGAATGTCCACAGAAGCAAAAGACAGTGATTATATTTTCGTGAAACTAATAATGAATGCAACATGGCCAGAAGGCTACGCGGGAATGTCGGTGACAGGACGCGCTTCGAATAACCCAAAAGGCCGCGGGAAGAAACCGTTTCTGTTGGCAACAGATGAATCCTGTGACGTTATTTCTCAAGGTCCGATCCGTGCAGCGCTGGATCCAACAAAAGTCAAATTCGTGAACG ACTGTCTCATTGAAAGAAGATTGCTTCTGCACGACACGGACTTGGTTGCCAGACGGATCGGTTCGAAATGCAATAGGCTGATGCAAACAGTCATTAGTAATTACAACCGATACCATTCACCGGAGTAA